The proteins below are encoded in one region of Peribacillus muralis:
- a CDS encoding VOC family protein translates to MTAITHIGLAVPDLDAAISWYGQVLGFKLLAGPYSFDASAEDMPNMTNDLLGNHVKKMRNAHLMADNQVGIELFEFQEPRMPKSDSDAYQGFFHICLVSEDIEELADKIADSGGKKRSDMWNTWENKPYYLIYCEDPFGNIIELYSRSTEWMYGNKD, encoded by the coding sequence ATGACAGCAATTACGCACATCGGCTTGGCTGTGCCTGATTTGGATGCTGCGATTTCGTGGTATGGGCAGGTCCTGGGATTCAAGCTATTGGCGGGTCCGTATTCGTTTGATGCGAGTGCCGAGGACATGCCGAATATGACAAATGATCTTCTTGGCAATCATGTTAAAAAAATGCGGAACGCCCATTTGATGGCGGATAATCAGGTCGGCATCGAGCTTTTTGAATTCCAGGAGCCGAGAATGCCCAAAAGTGATAGTGATGCGTATCAGGGCTTTTTTCATATTTGCTTGGTTTCTGAAGATATTGAAGAGCTTGCCGATAAGATTGCGGATTCTGGCGGGAAGAAACGAAGCGATATGTGGAATACGTGGGAGAACAAGCCCTATTATTTAATTTATTGTGAAGATCCTTTTGGCAATATCATTGAACTATACAGCCGCAGCACGGAATGGATGTATGGCAATAAGGATTGA